The Natronoglycomyces albus genome has a segment encoding these proteins:
- the groL gene encoding chaperonin GroEL (60 kDa chaperone family; promotes refolding of misfolded polypeptides especially under stressful conditions; forms two stacked rings of heptamers to form a barrel-shaped 14mer; ends can be capped by GroES; misfolded proteins enter the barrel where they are refolded when GroES binds), giving the protein MAKMIAFDEEARRGLERGMNILADAVKVTLGPKGRNVVLDKKWGAPTITNDGVTVANDIELEDPYEKIGAELVKEVAKKTDDVAGDGTTTATVLAQALVKEGLRAVAAGANPIAVKRGIEKAVSAVTEQLHGLSTEVETKEQIASTASISAGDSTVGDIIAEAMEKVGKEGVITVEESNTFGLDLELTEGMRFDKGYLSGYFVTDQDRMEAVLEDPYILIANSKISAIKDLLPTLEKVMQAGKPLLIISEDIEGEALATLVVNKIRGTFKTVAVKAPGFGDRRKAMLGDIAILTGGQVISEEVGLKLENATIDLLGTARKVVITKDETTIVDGGGSQEQIDGRVAQIRGEIEASDSDYDREKLQERLAKLAGGVAVIRVGAATEVELKERKHRIEDAVRNAKAAVEEGILPGGGVALVQAGVDAFEKIEAEGDEAAGVELVKRALGAPLRFIAENAGLEGGVVVEKVKSLPAGEGLNAATGEYVNMLDAGIPDPTKVTRSALQNAASIAALFLTTEAVIADKPEKDAPAAPADPGMGMGGF; this is encoded by the coding sequence ATGGCGAAAATGATTGCGTTCGACGAGGAAGCTCGCCGTGGACTAGAGCGAGGAATGAACATCCTCGCCGACGCCGTTAAGGTGACGCTCGGCCCCAAGGGCCGCAACGTTGTCCTCGACAAGAAGTGGGGCGCACCCACCATCACCAACGATGGTGTGACGGTCGCCAATGACATTGAGCTGGAAGACCCTTACGAAAAGATCGGCGCTGAGCTGGTCAAGGAAGTCGCCAAGAAGACTGACGACGTAGCCGGTGACGGAACCACCACCGCCACCGTGTTGGCCCAAGCCCTCGTCAAGGAAGGCCTGCGCGCCGTTGCCGCCGGAGCCAACCCGATCGCCGTCAAGCGCGGCATCGAAAAGGCCGTCTCCGCGGTGACCGAGCAGCTGCACGGTCTGTCCACCGAGGTCGAGACCAAGGAGCAGATCGCCTCCACCGCCTCCATCTCCGCCGGTGACAGCACCGTTGGCGACATCATCGCCGAAGCGATGGAGAAGGTTGGCAAGGAAGGCGTCATCACCGTCGAGGAGTCCAACACCTTCGGGCTGGACCTCGAACTCACCGAAGGTATGCGCTTCGACAAGGGCTACCTGTCCGGTTACTTCGTGACCGACCAGGACCGCATGGAAGCCGTCCTAGAGGACCCCTACATCCTCATCGCCAACTCCAAGATCTCGGCGATCAAGGACCTCCTCCCCACCCTCGAGAAGGTCATGCAGGCCGGCAAGCCGCTGCTGATCATCTCCGAGGACATCGAGGGCGAAGCGCTGGCGACCCTGGTCGTCAACAAGATCCGCGGAACCTTCAAGACCGTCGCGGTCAAGGCCCCCGGCTTCGGTGACCGTCGCAAGGCCATGCTGGGCGACATCGCCATCCTCACCGGTGGCCAGGTCATCTCCGAAGAGGTCGGCCTCAAGCTGGAGAACGCCACGATCGACCTGCTGGGTACCGCCCGCAAGGTCGTCATCACCAAGGACGAGACCACCATCGTCGACGGTGGCGGCTCGCAAGAGCAGATCGACGGCCGGGTGGCCCAGATCCGCGGCGAGATCGAGGCTTCGGACTCCGACTACGACCGCGAGAAGCTGCAAGAGCGTCTGGCCAAGCTGGCCGGCGGTGTTGCCGTGATCCGCGTGGGTGCCGCCACCGAGGTGGAGCTCAAAGAGCGCAAGCACCGCATCGAAGACGCCGTTCGCAACGCGAAGGCCGCCGTCGAAGAGGGCATCCTGCCCGGTGGTGGTGTCGCTCTGGTTCAGGCCGGTGTGGACGCGTTCGAGAAGATCGAAGCCGAAGGCGACGAAGCCGCCGGTGTGGAGCTGGTCAAGCGCGCCCTCGGTGCGCCGCTGCGCTTCATCGCCGAGAACGCCGGCCTTGAGGGCGGCGTCGTGGTGGAGAAGGTCAAGAGCCTGCCCGCGGGCGAAGGCCTCAACGCCGCCACCGGCGAGTACGTCAACATGCTCGACGCTGGAATCCCGGACCCGACCAAGGTCACCCGTTCCGCGCTGCAGAACGCCGCGTCGATCGCCGCGCTGTTCCTGACCACCGAGGCTGTCATCGCCGACAAGCCCGAGAAGGACGCTCCGGCGGCTCCGGCCGACCCGGGCATGGGCATGGGCGGTTTCTAA
- a CDS encoding GNAT family N-acetyltransferase — protein sequence MSESSINIRKNAAASRFEAWDGESLIGQLDFDKQEKFTLYPHTEVDPAYRGQGLANQLAEAAFADLRAQGGMAYPQCPFVAKWLSKHPEYADLDARGHSSD from the coding sequence ATGAGTGAATCCTCCATCAACATTCGCAAGAACGCCGCGGCGAGCCGCTTCGAGGCTTGGGACGGTGAGTCACTTATCGGCCAACTGGATTTCGACAAACAGGAGAAGTTCACGCTGTACCCGCATACGGAGGTAGACCCCGCGTACCGAGGCCAGGGCTTGGCCAATCAACTGGCCGAGGCGGCGTTCGCGGATCTACGGGCACAGGGCGGTATGGCGTATCCACAGTGCCCGTTTGTGGCGAAGTGGCTATCGAAGCATCCCGAATACGCCGACCTGGACGCACGAGGCCACTCGAGTGACTGA
- a CDS encoding GNAT family N-acetyltransferase — MANVSTTDDFRPDFYRKPTLSGDLVTLVPLGADYGEQLFHALNDPEVARLTGSRGSFELKKLMPIIAARRFADDRLDLAVIDNATQKVVGEVVLNEWEPENRSCNYRIALGPQGQGRGLGTEAGCLIIDYGFQKLRLNRISLGVYAFNPRGIRSYEKIGFVVEGRQRQALLWDGEYVDHVIMSLLAEEWRPRR; from the coding sequence ATGGCCAACGTGAGCACTACCGATGATTTTCGACCCGACTTCTACCGCAAACCCACTCTGAGCGGGGACCTGGTGACCTTGGTGCCGCTGGGCGCCGACTACGGCGAACAGCTCTTCCATGCCCTAAACGACCCCGAGGTAGCTCGCCTCACCGGCAGTCGAGGCAGCTTCGAGCTCAAAAAACTCATGCCGATCATCGCCGCCCGCCGCTTTGCCGACGACAGGCTAGACCTGGCTGTCATCGACAACGCCACGCAAAAAGTCGTCGGCGAGGTCGTCCTCAACGAGTGGGAGCCCGAGAACCGCAGCTGCAACTACCGCATCGCGCTGGGCCCGCAGGGACAAGGGCGGGGATTGGGAACCGAGGCGGGCTGCCTCATTATCGACTACGGATTTCAGAAACTACGGCTCAACCGCATCAGCCTTGGTGTATACGCGTTCAACCCACGTGGCATCCGCTCCTACGAAAAGATTGGGTTCGTGGTCGAAGGGCGCCAGCGGCAGGCCCTGTTGTGGGACGGGGAATACGTTGACCACGTCATCATGTCGCTCTTGGCCGAGGAATGGCGACCCCGGCGCTGA
- a CDS encoding right-handed parallel beta-helix repeat-containing protein: MSTPRRFVLIAVFAAVIALPVVTLPIFTGPVMAQENGDEDDEIILPTDDPDIDPDEAPESESDADHPAPEYRDEGNYLLVCLDDETEFNERNAELDYNQAFRNQELYGQCQEDGFSEPHEALDAASDGDRIMILPGRYTLPDPLLIEGLNDIQLEGMGSAAHHIILDARFGLEEGLVVTDSSGTYLANLTVQNSLHTGVRFVNTDTFTLDRVHARYNGAVGLEFRDVSDGKVTACLANGNPFAGVHATGTTSSEGQDWGLEVHGCEINDNLVGFSATGKGEVLLRDNFLHRNSTGLLARSTAPDDHRLHAEGNLIGENNSDFYQYLGADECSQALEERPWHDKVLCPVDSVPVGVGVLIAGSNHNTITGNRLWGHHDAAAMLWWHPHMLFSEFSPRGQSETSHHNAFVDNEMGRRADGMRVPNTRDFWWDGQGSDNCFQNGSRHPIPSALPGCSDLVGPDRLLGDPIRLAKLMHCSTSDPAGGTLAGGCDWFTASGSERIEFRVAVAFVALVLVLTGAGWIASVRTNRPPAAGSMMFASLAVVGGAILMLLASWSERADYEALSLGLIAGGWAMSGLAWQRAGRYAIGAMTVILAAVMGFDALDRGVWMLPWIPVSPTWVWLLLFPLWAVMIVVAMWTRPRADRREEEEAPLPLPHEHNRFDW, translated from the coding sequence ATGTCCACCCCACGTAGATTCGTTCTCATCGCCGTGTTCGCGGCTGTGATCGCCCTCCCCGTTGTGACTCTGCCGATTTTCACCGGCCCCGTTATGGCACAAGAGAACGGGGACGAAGATGACGAGATCATTCTGCCCACCGACGACCCCGATATTGATCCCGACGAGGCACCCGAGTCGGAATCGGACGCCGACCATCCGGCACCCGAATACCGCGACGAGGGAAACTACCTTTTGGTGTGCCTGGACGACGAGACCGAGTTCAACGAACGCAACGCCGAACTGGACTACAATCAGGCATTTCGCAACCAAGAGCTCTATGGACAGTGCCAAGAGGATGGATTTAGCGAACCTCACGAGGCGTTGGATGCGGCCTCCGACGGGGACCGCATCATGATCCTGCCGGGCCGCTACACTTTGCCCGATCCGCTCCTCATCGAGGGCCTCAATGACATCCAGCTCGAAGGTATGGGCTCCGCTGCCCACCACATCATCCTCGATGCCCGCTTTGGCCTCGAAGAAGGCCTCGTCGTCACCGACTCGTCCGGTACATACCTAGCCAACCTCACGGTCCAAAACTCGCTGCACACCGGCGTCCGTTTCGTCAACACCGACACGTTCACCCTCGACCGAGTTCACGCCCGCTATAACGGGGCGGTGGGCCTGGAATTCCGCGACGTGTCCGACGGCAAAGTCACCGCCTGCCTTGCCAACGGGAACCCTTTCGCTGGAGTACACGCCACGGGAACCACCTCCTCCGAAGGTCAAGACTGGGGCTTGGAAGTTCACGGTTGCGAAATCAATGACAACCTCGTCGGGTTCTCCGCTACTGGCAAGGGTGAGGTGTTGTTGCGCGACAACTTCCTCCACCGCAACTCCACCGGATTGCTTGCCCGCTCCACGGCACCCGACGATCACCGGTTGCACGCCGAAGGAAACCTCATCGGTGAGAACAACTCCGACTTCTACCAGTACCTTGGTGCCGACGAATGTTCCCAGGCCTTGGAAGAGCGGCCCTGGCACGACAAGGTGCTGTGCCCGGTTGACTCCGTGCCCGTCGGCGTCGGCGTACTCATCGCGGGCTCCAATCACAACACCATCACCGGTAACCGCCTCTGGGGCCACCACGACGCGGCCGCCATGCTCTGGTGGCACCCGCACATGTTGTTCTCCGAGTTCTCCCCGCGTGGCCAGTCCGAAACGTCGCACCACAACGCCTTTGTCGACAACGAAATGGGGCGCCGCGCTGACGGAATGCGCGTGCCCAACACCAGAGACTTCTGGTGGGATGGGCAAGGCTCGGACAACTGCTTCCAAAATGGCAGCCGCCATCCCATTCCTTCCGCGTTGCCCGGCTGTTCAGACCTGGTTGGGCCCGACCGGCTTCTGGGCGACCCGATTCGCTTGGCCAAGCTCATGCACTGTTCCACCTCCGACCCCGCTGGCGGAACTCTCGCCGGTGGCTGCGACTGGTTTACCGCCTCCGGATCCGAGCGGATCGAGTTCCGCGTCGCCGTGGCCTTCGTCGCGCTGGTCCTGGTGCTGACGGGTGCCGGATGGATAGCGTCCGTTCGCACCAATCGACCACCGGCGGCGGGATCCATGATGTTCGCGTCATTGGCGGTCGTCGGCGGGGCCATTCTCATGCTGCTGGCCAGCTGGTCCGAGCGGGCCGACTACGAGGCCCTGTCCCTGGGGCTTATCGCTGGCGGCTGGGCTATGAGCGGCCTGGCTTGGCAGCGAGCCGGGCGCTACGCCATCGGAGCCATGACAGTCATCCTCGCTGCGGTGATGGGCTTTGACGCGCTTGACCGAGGCGTGTGGATGCTGCCGTGGATACCGGTCTCGCCCACCTGGGTGTGGCTGCTGCTCTTCCCCCTGTGGGCCGTCATGATCGTCGTGGCCATGTGGACACGACCGCGCGCGGACCGACGCGAGGAGGAAGAGGCACCACTGCCCCTGCCCCATGAACACAACCGCTTTGACTGGTAG
- a CDS encoding AAA family ATPase: MTHHGSLTLTATRSSKHLDARRGIVRLHPETLAALGLQPGDPVRLTSRHHTTAIALEADRFSGKRSLYADDLTLGNIGAREGSAVVAEATRVAAADSVVVRGPASIVAGVSPDTLRLSMLSKIVTQGDDVSLLPIELDSEYKEAVSAARRTLNNTLGMGWTSMVMTVAQCDPSEAAMITLDTQVSWENDAPHRVDIDLPTRGTSVSIERPTTPRPATSAPRNPTGPRTETTAQRPRAQAEPVEATSTVSAEAIAYEDLAGVRVQAEELRELLDLGFNHREVLSVVGTDMTLGMLVCGPSGTGKSSIARSVVAEVGAHLVEVPGDEVGAMAANDAAERLRRAVSQLQSPGVLLVTDADAIAKAEDATPLGTMFKKLVAETIADGHAVVCTVNNLDRLDGELRSHGRLEHEITVPMPDTEARRELLKYFTRGMKVSAELKLEAIAERSPGYVAADLLALVREAGVRAAMRAKDGGATALQESDFDIAFEAVRPSSMEGDSVELGGLTLDDVGGMEEVKQTLTETVMWPLMYPDAFTRLGIEAPRGVLLYGPPGCGKTYIVRAVAGSGNANVITIKGSELLNKWVGESEANVRDLFRRARQASPTLMFFDELDALAPVRGQGTDGGTADRVVAALLTELDGAEALRDVVVVGATNRPDMIDPALRRPGRLERLVYVPPPDAAARAEILAAAGKNVPFSDDVDLVELGDQLEFYSAADCAALVREAALTAMRESLDASTVTAAHLQAARNKVRPSLDAKQLEWLESFAQQRKQ; this comes from the coding sequence GTGACACACCACGGTTCTTTGACGCTGACCGCCACCCGCTCCAGCAAACACCTCGATGCCCGCCGGGGCATTGTGCGCCTCCATCCGGAGACGCTGGCCGCCCTGGGGCTTCAGCCGGGCGATCCGGTGCGCTTGACTAGCCGCCATCACACCACCGCCATCGCCTTGGAGGCCGACCGTTTTTCGGGGAAACGCTCCCTGTACGCCGACGACTTGACATTGGGCAATATCGGAGCCCGCGAAGGCAGTGCCGTTGTGGCCGAGGCGACGCGGGTGGCTGCCGCCGATAGCGTCGTCGTGCGAGGACCGGCATCGATCGTGGCCGGGGTCAGCCCCGACACCTTGCGCCTGTCCATGCTGTCCAAGATCGTGACTCAGGGAGACGACGTCTCGCTGCTGCCCATTGAACTGGATTCCGAGTACAAGGAAGCCGTCAGCGCGGCCCGCCGCACCCTCAACAACACGTTGGGCATGGGCTGGACGTCGATGGTGATGACGGTGGCCCAGTGCGACCCCTCCGAGGCCGCCATGATTACGCTGGACACCCAAGTGTCGTGGGAAAACGACGCCCCGCACCGGGTTGACATTGACCTGCCCACCCGCGGCACTTCCGTGTCGATCGAGCGGCCCACCACCCCTCGACCAGCCACGAGCGCTCCGCGCAATCCAACCGGGCCTCGCACCGAGACGACCGCCCAGCGGCCTCGAGCGCAGGCCGAACCGGTCGAGGCGACCAGTACTGTCAGCGCGGAGGCGATCGCCTACGAGGATTTGGCCGGGGTGCGAGTACAGGCCGAAGAACTACGCGAGCTGCTTGACTTGGGCTTTAACCACCGGGAAGTGCTGTCTGTGGTGGGCACTGACATGACGCTGGGAATGCTGGTGTGTGGCCCCTCGGGTACCGGTAAGAGTTCCATCGCGCGTTCGGTGGTGGCCGAGGTGGGCGCGCACCTGGTAGAGGTTCCCGGCGATGAGGTGGGCGCAATGGCCGCCAATGACGCCGCCGAGAGACTTCGTCGAGCAGTGTCCCAACTTCAATCCCCGGGGGTGCTGTTGGTGACCGACGCCGACGCGATCGCCAAGGCGGAGGACGCGACCCCGCTGGGCACGATGTTCAAGAAGTTGGTCGCGGAGACCATCGCCGATGGCCATGCCGTGGTGTGCACCGTCAACAACCTCGACCGGCTCGATGGTGAGTTGCGTTCTCACGGCCGGTTGGAACATGAGATCACTGTGCCCATGCCCGATACTGAGGCCCGGCGCGAGCTGCTGAAGTATTTCACTCGCGGGATGAAGGTAAGCGCCGAGCTGAAGCTCGAGGCCATCGCGGAACGTTCTCCCGGGTATGTGGCCGCCGATCTCTTGGCGTTGGTGCGAGAAGCTGGGGTGCGTGCGGCTATGCGGGCTAAGGATGGTGGCGCGACCGCGCTGCAGGAGTCTGACTTCGACATCGCTTTTGAAGCGGTCCGTCCTTCTAGCATGGAAGGCGACTCCGTCGAGCTGGGCGGGCTTACCCTGGACGACGTCGGTGGCATGGAAGAGGTCAAGCAGACACTCACCGAGACGGTTATGTGGCCGCTGATGTACCCTGACGCGTTTACCCGCCTGGGCATCGAGGCACCGCGTGGAGTCTTGTTGTATGGCCCGCCCGGCTGCGGGAAGACCTATATCGTCCGCGCTGTGGCCGGCTCTGGCAATGCCAACGTCATCACTATTAAGGGATCCGAGCTGCTCAATAAGTGGGTGGGGGAGTCCGAGGCGAATGTGCGCGACTTGTTCCGCCGTGCGCGGCAGGCCTCTCCCACGCTGATGTTCTTCGATGAGCTGGACGCGCTGGCTCCGGTGCGCGGACAGGGGACCGATGGCGGTACGGCCGACCGGGTGGTGGCCGCGTTGTTGACGGAGCTGGACGGGGCGGAGGCGCTGCGGGATGTGGTGGTTGTGGGGGCGACAAACCGGCCCGACATGATTGACCCGGCCTTGCGGCGTCCGGGTCGACTGGAGCGGTTGGTGTACGTGCCGCCGCCAGACGCCGCCGCTCGGGCCGAGATTCTGGCGGCCGCTGGCAAGAACGTGCCTTTTTCTGATGATGTGGATCTGGTGGAGTTGGGCGACCAGCTGGAGTTTTACTCGGCAGCGGACTGCGCGGCGCTGGTGCGAGAGGCGGCGTTGACCGCCATGCGCGAGTCGCTGGATGCCAGCACTGTCACAGCGGCACATTTGCAGGCGGCCAGGAATAAGGTGCGCCCCAGCTTGGATGCCAAACAGCTGGAGTGGTTGGAATCCTTTGCGCAGCAAAGAAAGCAGTAG
- a CDS encoding S8 family peptidase gives MNRHCHSPKRLLAIASCGIIAIGTAAAVSSPAHAETEGVILGTNVEGAIENSYLVTLNSELSTLDVDGLAASYGGDVTSTWTSFDGFAVTMSHSEALRLAADPNVATVEQNAEVSLADAGVQPNPQSWGLDRVDQADLPLDGQYEYPNGGDGVTAYILDTGVNLTHNDFDGRLVEGFDAVTPGGNADDCHGHGTHVAGTVAGTEYGVAKNASISPVRVLDCQGSGSFDGIINGIDWISSNADGPAVANMSLGGFINSTLNAAVAAGVDAGVTYVVAAGNMSFLPACFQSPASEASAITVAASDHNDNRASFTSTGSCVDLYAPGVDIVSAWIDGDDSSYVASGTSMASPHVAGGAALYLHANPDASPAQVKTALTDNASAGKINNPGSGTPNLLLYTMFI, from the coding sequence ATGAACAGACATTGCCACTCCCCCAAACGTCTGCTCGCGATCGCCTCCTGTGGAATCATCGCCATCGGCACGGCAGCGGCCGTCTCCTCCCCCGCCCACGCTGAAACCGAAGGCGTCATCCTTGGCACCAATGTCGAGGGCGCGATCGAAAACAGTTACCTGGTCACACTCAATAGTGAACTCTCTACCCTGGACGTCGACGGCCTCGCCGCCTCCTATGGCGGAGACGTCACGTCCACCTGGACATCATTCGACGGCTTCGCCGTCACCATGTCGCATTCCGAAGCACTACGCCTCGCCGCCGACCCCAACGTCGCCACCGTGGAACAAAACGCCGAAGTCAGCCTCGCGGACGCAGGCGTGCAACCTAACCCCCAATCCTGGGGACTGGACCGCGTGGACCAGGCAGACCTACCGCTCGACGGACAATACGAATACCCCAATGGTGGTGACGGTGTCACCGCCTACATCCTCGACACCGGAGTAAACCTCACCCACAACGACTTCGACGGGCGACTCGTCGAAGGGTTCGACGCAGTCACACCCGGCGGAAACGCCGACGACTGCCACGGGCACGGCACACACGTGGCCGGCACGGTCGCGGGCACCGAATACGGCGTGGCGAAAAACGCCAGCATCTCACCAGTGCGAGTGCTGGACTGCCAAGGCTCAGGTTCCTTCGACGGCATCATCAACGGCATCGACTGGATCAGCTCCAACGCCGACGGACCAGCCGTGGCCAACATGAGCCTCGGCGGCTTCATCAACTCCACCTTGAACGCCGCTGTGGCCGCTGGTGTCGACGCGGGCGTCACCTACGTGGTGGCGGCCGGAAACATGAGTTTCCTGCCCGCCTGCTTCCAGTCCCCAGCCAGCGAAGCATCGGCGATCACGGTCGCGGCCAGCGACCACAATGACAACCGGGCCAGCTTCACCTCAACAGGCAGCTGCGTCGATCTCTACGCCCCTGGCGTGGACATCGTCTCCGCCTGGATCGACGGTGACGACTCCAGCTATGTCGCCTCCGGAACCTCGATGGCCTCCCCGCACGTCGCGGGCGGCGCCGCCCTGTACCTACACGCCAACCCCGACGCCTCCCCCGCACAGGTGAAGACCGCGCTGACCGACAACGCCTCGGCGGGCAAGATCAACAACCCGGGCTCGGGAACTCCCAATCTGCTGCTGTACACAATGTTCATCTAA
- a CDS encoding low molecular weight phosphatase family protein, with protein sequence MTDELLADSRRLLAELAPKASDLSRRAANFADQRGFAKARLEGATDDERPIVLFVCEGNSGRSQAAAALLNAYAGARAISWSAGSKPDSDINPDVVELLARRNVDASGGYPKPWTAEILDVADVIVNLGAGDDLPVIEGKQNLTWDVGHPKGPGVAGATELIELIDQHVNELILSLGID encoded by the coding sequence GTGACTGATGAACTTCTTGCCGACAGCCGACGCCTCCTCGCCGAGCTGGCCCCCAAGGCGTCAGACCTGTCGCGCCGCGCCGCCAACTTTGCCGATCAGCGAGGATTCGCCAAGGCGCGTCTCGAAGGCGCTACCGACGATGAGCGACCGATCGTCTTGTTCGTATGCGAAGGCAACTCTGGGCGCAGCCAAGCCGCCGCCGCGCTTCTCAACGCCTATGCCGGGGCGCGCGCGATCTCCTGGTCGGCCGGTTCGAAGCCCGACTCCGATATCAACCCCGACGTGGTCGAGTTGCTGGCCCGTCGTAACGTCGACGCCTCCGGCGGCTACCCCAAGCCGTGGACTGCCGAAATTCTCGACGTCGCCGACGTCATCGTCAACCTAGGAGCCGGGGACGATTTGCCGGTCATCGAAGGCAAACAAAACCTCACCTGGGATGTCGGCCACCCCAAAGGGCCAGGGGTCGCCGGGGCGACTGAGTTGATTGAGCTGATCGACCAGCACGTCAACGAGCTCATCCTTTCCTTGGGGATCGACTAG
- the putP gene encoding sodium/proline symporter PutP — MGDISTPMLVTFIVYILFMLAIGVWVYRRTNTLSDFALGGRRLNSPVAALSAQASDMSGWLLLGLPGAIYVAGMGATWIAIGLAIGTYLNWLLVAPRLRTYTERANNSITLSSYFENRFEDPSALLRVVSAAIFLVFFTVYVSSGLVAGGLLFNQAFGVDANQAITIAVIVVVVYTFLGGFLAVSFTDAVQGTMMFIALVVTPLLAIGALGGFNALFDGLNDTFPALTGMGSEATFVEGSWVASETLGFIVIISSLAWGLGYFGQPHILMRFMGIKSAAHVPVARRIGVTWVVVTLAGACAVGLAGIVYFETPLEDPETVFIALTQDLLNPWVAGIILAGILAAVMSTADSQLLVASTAFTEDFYRRFRREPLSENHLLWVGRAAVIGVAVVAYALALQGGAVLDIVAYAWAGFGAAFGPVILLSLYWKRMTWVGALAGMVVGAATVMVWNQTDPFGWGLYEIVPGFALATLAIFVGSKFGKQTSLEWTGSYRDFVAPKVESKP, encoded by the coding sequence ATGGGCGACATATCCACGCCAATGCTGGTCACCTTTATCGTCTACATCCTCTTTATGCTCGCCATCGGTGTGTGGGTGTACCGCCGCACCAACACACTGTCCGACTTTGCCCTAGGTGGACGTCGCCTCAACTCGCCAGTAGCCGCCCTATCGGCCCAAGCATCCGATATGTCCGGCTGGCTGCTATTGGGGCTCCCCGGCGCGATCTACGTCGCCGGAATGGGCGCGACCTGGATTGCCATCGGGCTCGCCATCGGTACCTACCTCAACTGGCTACTGGTCGCCCCGCGCCTGCGGACCTACACCGAGCGCGCCAACAACTCCATCACGCTCTCCTCCTACTTCGAAAACCGCTTCGAAGACCCGTCAGCCCTACTCAGAGTCGTATCCGCGGCCATTTTCCTGGTCTTCTTCACCGTCTATGTCTCCTCGGGCCTGGTCGCCGGAGGCCTATTGTTCAACCAAGCATTCGGAGTTGACGCCAATCAGGCCATCACCATCGCCGTGATCGTCGTCGTGGTCTACACCTTCCTGGGCGGGTTCCTGGCAGTTAGCTTCACCGACGCGGTCCAAGGCACGATGATGTTCATCGCGCTAGTCGTCACGCCGCTGCTGGCCATTGGCGCCCTGGGCGGATTCAACGCCCTCTTCGACGGCCTCAATGACACCTTCCCCGCCCTGACCGGAATGGGTTCGGAAGCCACCTTCGTCGAGGGCAGTTGGGTCGCCAGCGAAACCCTCGGGTTCATCGTCATCATCTCCTCGTTGGCCTGGGGACTGGGCTACTTCGGCCAACCGCACATTCTCATGCGGTTCATGGGCATCAAATCCGCCGCTCACGTACCGGTCGCCCGCCGCATCGGTGTCACCTGGGTTGTGGTGACCCTCGCTGGGGCGTGTGCGGTTGGTCTGGCTGGCATCGTCTACTTCGAGACTCCATTGGAGGACCCGGAGACCGTCTTCATCGCGCTGACCCAAGACCTGCTCAATCCATGGGTCGCGGGCATTATTCTCGCCGGTATTCTCGCTGCGGTGATGTCGACGGCGGACAGCCAACTGCTGGTGGCCTCCACAGCCTTCACCGAGGACTTCTACCGCCGCTTCCGTCGCGAACCGCTCTCCGAAAACCACCTTTTGTGGGTGGGACGTGCCGCCGTCATCGGCGTCGCGGTCGTGGCCTACGCCCTCGCATTGCAAGGCGGGGCGGTGCTCGATATTGTCGCCTACGCCTGGGCCGGATTCGGGGCGGCCTTCGGGCCGGTCATCCTCCTCTCCCTGTACTGGAAGCGCATGACCTGGGTCGGTGCGTTGGCCGGAATGGTCGTCGGTGCGGCAACGGTGATGGTGTGGAACCAGACCGATCCCTTTGGCTGGGGCCTGTACGAGATCGTCCCCGGCTTTGCGCTGGCGACGCTGGCGATCTTTGTCGGCAGCAAGTTCGGCAAGCAGACGTCCTTGGAATGGACCGGCAGCTATCGCGATTTTGTGGCGCCGAAAGTTGAGTCGAAGCCCTAG